AAAAAATAGTAGTAAAGAAAAGTCAACAAAGGTTAATAAATTTTCTCACAGAAGTCTCATATTACTTTCATTATATAGATATAATATCTAAAATTATCAGATTAGAAGAAAAGCCTTTACATAAAATATCTTGAAGAAAAAGGCAGATTCCCGAATCTCCCTGGCAATTTCATGGGCTTAAATTCTTTGATGAAACGTTTGATTTCTCAAAAGTAACAACTTTATAATTAAAGATGTTTGGGTCAATAAAGACCAAAGTGTGAATTCCATGAACATATGTGCATGACGTGGTGCTACCGCACCGTCCACACCTCCCTTTTCCTAGAAGCTACTTTGTACTGGATTTTGgtcataaattttttatttttttaaagatataattagacCCAAATAGATGCTACtctcaaaatgaaataaaataaataatatttgttatttaatatttatcaCAAATTCGATATCATTTTCCGAATAAGATCTTATGGTTAAAATATACTATTAGtctttgtattatatatataagttgtggatttagttttatatttaatttggtgatttttaatttttatgtttttaaaattttaatattgattaaattaattgagttaatttttattatttttaaaatttgatacgCCAAACATATTATTACATGTACAATGTTAAGCCAACTTGCTATTTCCAGACATTATTCCTAAAACAAGTAGTTAATATATTTAGCAATTATAGTTTGCattaagattaaaattttaaaatataaaaacctTAGCAACTAAGAATAGTCTAATTGAACAATATAAACTAAATTTACATCTTTAcgcataatataaaaataataacataatttaaccaaataaatttaattattattgtctgttcggactaaaattttaaaatataaaaaaatttaaaactaaaattaaaattaaacaactcaaaaatacaaaaaataaaagtaatctttaaaatataaatattaaataaataatttatacaaaatataatgattaatagtaaaattttgaccaAATTCAAAATGATTTTGTATATAGTAACGGCATCATTATCATGtactaattaaaattattttattttttaaaaagcaTATCAATTAATTTTTCTCAAagaataactttaaaaaaataacatttttatttaatatacattTATAACTAAAAATGATGACTTCAACATCAATGAATTAAACTATTTTATTGAGAGAATATTACTCTTAAAAGgtcaattaatatttaatttagttttGTAACCATATTTTTTACATTAATTTTGTTTCAAAGTAACCCACCCTTATCTTATCTCATAAAGTAAAGTGAAAGCTTTTAGATtacagaagaaaaataaaaaaaattcttaaaatattaTGGTTGTCATTGATAAAGCAATTATtagtctcttcttcttcttcttcttcttcttcttcttcttcccctTATATACATTTCGATTTCATTTCTTCAAAAACTgagcaaaaaagaaaaagatgtctGATTATTTGCCTGTAGAAGTGATCCTTGAAATCCTTAAAAGACTCCCAATAGAGTCATTGGTGAAATGCAGGTCGGTTTGTAAGACCTGGAATAGTCTCATTTGCAACCCATCTTTCATTTCAACCCATTTACAAGCTTCACTTTCAGAACCCAACAACACTCCTTTCATCCTCCTTAGGTGCTTTAAAAAGGGCAAAGAAAACTACTTTTTACATTATGATAATGATGACTTTGATGAGTTCAAGCAGCTTCAATTCCCTGTTTTTGGGTGTTTGTCTTATTCTGCAGTGGTTGGTTCTTGCAATGGGTTAGTTTGTCTTACTTTTCTACCACAAGATGttttgaatttcattttttgGAACCCTTCCATTCAAAAATACATGACATTGCCTCAACCGAATATTTGCTGCTATACTGATGATGTACGTTTAAATTTTGGGTTTGGATTTGATTCGAGAACCAATGATTATAAGCTACTTATAGTTGGGGTTGAACAAAGTGAGACTTTGATTGAACCTTATTTGTTTTCACTTAATGAAAATTGTTGGAAAAGGGTTACTCCCACTTCACCTAAGTATGCTGTTGAAGCAGGGATTTCATCCACTTTTGTTAACGGGGCACTCCATTGGTTAGGGTATCGGAGAGGGAAAATTGGTGGATTCAGTAATGCAATTTTGGGGTTTGATTTAAGTCGTGAGGAGTTTTTTGAGATAAGTTTGCCAGAAAGTTTAGTTTGGTTGTGTCCTATGGATTTATCAACTATGAGATATGGGGAATCTTCCATTGCAGTGC
This is a stretch of genomic DNA from Gossypium arboreum isolate Shixiya-1 chromosome 11, ASM2569848v2, whole genome shotgun sequence. It encodes these proteins:
- the LOC108473506 gene encoding F-box/kelch-repeat protein At3g23880-like codes for the protein MSDYLPVEVILEILKRLPIESLVKCRSVCKTWNSLICNPSFISTHLQASLSEPNNTPFILLRCFKKGKENYFLHYDNDDFDEFKQLQFPVFGCLSYSAVVGSCNGLVCLTFLPQDVLNFIFWNPSIQKYMTLPQPNICCYTDDVRLNFGFGFDSRTNDYKLLIVGVEQSETLIEPYLFSLNENCWKRVTPTSPKYAVEAGISSTFVNGALHWLGYRRGKIGGFSNAILGFDLSREEFFEISLPESLVWLCPMDLSTMRYGESSIAVLKRDWEDGELLELWVMKEYGVVESWTKVLELHLIDQSGWFPRVLGFRKNGEVLLQVDDGEMASRDLNCQQMEPHRVEVGAELLYVGSYVESLVLLDKAVDVRSVSDANHAIDSSDSDDSSDSDESSEGECKIT